The Aminithiophilus ramosus genome contains a region encoding:
- a CDS encoding ribonucleoside triphosphate reductase, which translates to MVIRFIRKRDGQEVDFDVRKVERAVEKAARAVGRDEPEQIGRDVARGVTAYLQIFFSREGIPAVEQVQDLVEKILLEKGYADVGKAYILYREQHARMRDTQRLVGGAVDMVNQYLERIDWKVNENSNMSYSLQGLNNYIASEITAQYWLQEIYPPAVRDAHVAADLHIHDLSNLSVYCCGWDIQDLLRSGFTGVATKTGSLPPRHFRTALGQIVNFFYTLQGESAGAQAFANFDTCLAPFIHYDGLSYREVKQSLQEFVFNLNVPTRVGFQTPFTNITLDLTVPAGMAGTPAIVGGRFMDRTLGEFQAEMDMLNRAFAEVMLEGDANGKVFGFPIPTYNITEDFDWDNPVLDPVWEMTAKYGIPYFANFIHSDMSPDDARSMCCRLRLDNRELRKRGGGLFGSNPMTGSIGVVTINMARIGFLARTESEFFDRLLHLMDLARESLEIKRKALEKLTEAGLYPYSRFYLREIKRASGNYWNNHFNTIGVNGMNEALLNFHGHDLTRQEGIDFAAKVMRRMRDRLADYQEATGNLYNLEATPAEGVTYRFARKDKELFGARIACANQENWLHGAEPYYTNSSQLPVGFTDDIFEALDLQDELQTLYTGGTVFHGFLGENLPDVDSVKALVRRIADHYRIPYYTITPTFSVCPVHGYIPGAHEFCPYCDAERGYVEEEKIS; encoded by the coding sequence ATGGTCATTCGCTTCATCCGCAAACGGGACGGGCAGGAAGTCGATTTCGACGTCCGCAAAGTCGAGAGGGCCGTCGAAAAGGCCGCTCGCGCCGTAGGCCGCGACGAGCCGGAACAGATCGGCCGTGACGTGGCCCGCGGCGTCACGGCCTACCTTCAGATCTTCTTCTCCCGCGAGGGCATTCCCGCCGTCGAGCAGGTCCAGGACCTGGTCGAGAAGATCCTCCTCGAAAAGGGCTATGCCGACGTGGGAAAGGCCTACATCCTCTACCGGGAGCAGCATGCCCGCATGCGCGACACGCAGCGCCTCGTCGGAGGCGCCGTCGACATGGTCAACCAGTACCTGGAGCGCATCGACTGGAAGGTCAACGAGAACAGCAACATGAGCTACTCCCTCCAGGGGCTGAACAACTACATCGCCTCGGAGATCACCGCCCAGTACTGGCTCCAGGAGATCTATCCCCCGGCCGTGCGCGATGCCCACGTCGCCGCCGATCTCCACATCCACGACCTGAGCAACCTCTCCGTCTACTGCTGCGGCTGGGACATCCAGGATCTCCTCCGGTCGGGCTTCACCGGCGTGGCGACCAAGACGGGAAGCCTGCCGCCGAGGCATTTCCGCACGGCCCTGGGCCAGATCGTCAACTTCTTCTACACCCTCCAGGGCGAATCGGCCGGAGCCCAGGCCTTCGCCAATTTCGACACCTGCCTGGCTCCCTTCATCCACTACGACGGGCTGAGCTATCGGGAGGTGAAGCAGTCCCTCCAGGAGTTCGTCTTCAACCTCAACGTCCCCACGCGGGTCGGTTTCCAGACGCCCTTCACCAACATCACCCTCGACCTGACGGTCCCCGCCGGAATGGCGGGCACTCCGGCCATCGTCGGCGGCCGCTTCATGGACCGGACCCTGGGCGAGTTTCAGGCCGAGATGGACATGCTCAATCGGGCCTTCGCCGAAGTCATGCTCGAGGGCGACGCCAACGGCAAGGTCTTCGGCTTTCCCATTCCCACCTACAACATCACCGAGGACTTCGACTGGGACAATCCCGTCCTCGACCCCGTCTGGGAGATGACGGCCAAGTACGGCATTCCCTACTTCGCCAACTTCATCCATTCCGATATGAGCCCCGACGACGCCCGGAGCATGTGCTGCCGCCTCCGCCTCGACAACAGGGAGCTGCGCAAGCGCGGCGGAGGTCTCTTCGGCTCCAATCCCATGACGGGATCGATCGGCGTCGTCACCATCAACATGGCCCGCATCGGCTTTCTGGCCCGCACGGAGAGCGAGTTCTTCGACCGCCTCCTCCACCTCATGGACCTGGCCAGGGAGAGCCTGGAGATCAAGCGCAAGGCCCTGGAGAAGCTCACCGAGGCGGGGCTCTATCCCTACTCGCGCTTCTACCTCAGGGAGATCAAGAGGGCCTCGGGAAACTACTGGAACAACCACTTCAACACCATCGGTGTCAACGGCATGAACGAGGCCCTTCTCAACTTCCACGGTCACGACCTCACCCGACAGGAGGGCATCGATTTCGCCGCCAAGGTGATGCGCCGCATGCGCGACCGCCTGGCCGACTATCAGGAGGCGACGGGGAACCTCTACAACCTGGAGGCGACGCCCGCCGAGGGGGTCACCTACCGGTTCGCCCGCAAGGACAAGGAGCTCTTCGGGGCCCGCATCGCCTGCGCCAACCAGGAAAATTGGCTCCACGGCGCCGAGCCCTACTACACCAACTCCTCTCAACTCCCCGTGGGGTTCACCGACGACATCTTCGAGGCCCTCGACCTCCAGGACGAGCTTCAGACCCTCTATACGGGCGGCACGGTCTTCCACGGCTTCCTGGGCGAGAACCTTCCCGACGTGGACAGCGTCAAGGCCCTGGTCCGCCGCATCGCCGATCACTACCGCATTCCCTATTACACCATCACGCCCACCTTCAGCGTCTGTCCCGTCCACGGCTACATCCCGGGGGCCCACGAGTTCTGCCCCTACTGCGACGCCGAAAGGGGCTACGTCGAGGAAGAGAAGATCTCATGA
- a CDS encoding anaerobic ribonucleoside-triphosphate reductase activating protein, whose amino-acid sequence MKLAGLIRTSLLDDPGYICCVAFTSGCDLRCPYCHNGDLVEGAVDGEGFPLERLWDHLEARRGRLDGVAFTGGEPTLQPDLAEVLAEARVRGFRVKLDTNGTRPGVLEELLGRRLVDRVALDVKLPLERYGELGASPDRIEAVGKSLSLLLEGAVDVLFRTTVVPGLHDETDMEAIAKLCRGGGVSSSRTSVPAKPSIPPTERELPSRRRGWRGFGKSSRHRASSSTYDPEGSRSIRERRAAPNGKGQENSL is encoded by the coding sequence ATGAAGCTCGCGGGCCTGATCAGGACGAGCCTTCTCGACGACCCGGGCTACATCTGCTGCGTCGCCTTCACCTCCGGCTGCGACCTGCGCTGTCCCTACTGCCACAACGGCGATCTGGTCGAAGGGGCTGTCGATGGGGAGGGGTTCCCGCTGGAGAGGCTCTGGGATCATCTCGAGGCCCGTCGAGGTCGGCTCGACGGCGTCGCCTTCACGGGAGGGGAGCCGACGCTCCAGCCCGATTTGGCCGAGGTCCTGGCCGAGGCCCGGGTGCGGGGCTTCCGGGTCAAGCTGGACACGAACGGCACGAGGCCCGGCGTGCTCGAGGAGCTGCTGGGTCGCCGTCTCGTCGATCGCGTCGCCCTCGACGTCAAGTTGCCTCTGGAGCGGTACGGCGAGCTGGGGGCCTCGCCGGACCGGATCGAGGCCGTCGGGAAGAGCCTCTCGCTCCTCCTTGAAGGTGCCGTCGACGTCCTTTTTCGCACCACCGTCGTCCCCGGCCTCCACGACGAGACCGATATGGAGGCCATCGCGAAGCTCTGCCGGGGGGGAGGCGTTTCGTCATCCAGAACTTCCGTCCCGGCAAAACCCTCGATCCCTCCTACGGAACGAGAGCTCCCTTCCCGCCGTCGCGGCTGGAGGGGTTTCGGAAAATCCTCGAGGCACAGGGCCTCGTCGTCGACATACGACCCTGAAGGGTCCCGTTCGATCCGCGAAAGGAGAGCTGCTCCAAATGGAAAAGGACAAGAGAACTCGCTGTGA
- the nrdD gene encoding anaerobic ribonucleoside-triphosphate reductase produces the protein MEKDKRTRCEIYSRVVGFLTPVSQWNKGKKEEFRDRRTFDRVLEKKAQVAVH, from the coding sequence ATGGAAAAGGACAAGAGAACTCGCTGTGAGATCTACTCCCGCGTCGTCGGTTTTCTCACCCCTGTCTCGCAGTGGAACAAGGGGAAAAAAGAGGAATTTCGCGATCGCCGCACCTTCGATCGCGTCCTTGAAAAGAAGGCCCAGGTCGCGGTCCACTGA
- a CDS encoding MliC family protein produces the protein MKKIGLVLILALIGLALFRVTVGGEAPPTVTGGDPVAYRCDNGDRVVARYYGLADGSLHFVRLSFPGGEYTLPQLLSASGARYSDEARLVWWVKGDEVRVESRDEEGEWRDWGSCRVEP, from the coding sequence GTGAAGAAGATCGGTCTTGTCCTGATTCTGGCTCTTATCGGTCTGGCTCTCTTTCGGGTGACGGTCGGCGGCGAGGCACCTCCGACCGTCACGGGCGGAGATCCCGTCGCCTACCGCTGCGACAACGGTGACAGGGTCGTGGCCCGCTATTACGGCCTCGCCGACGGGAGCCTGCACTTCGTCAGGCTTTCCTTCCCCGGCGGCGAGTACACGCTGCCTCAGCTTTTGTCCGCCTCGGGGGCTCGCTACAGCGACGAGGCGCGGCTGGTCTGGTGGGTCAAAGGCGATGAGGTCCGCGTGGAGAGCCGCGACGAAGAGGGCGAATGGCGAGACTGGGGGAGCTGCCGCGTCGAACCGTAG
- a CDS encoding DUF6305 family protein: protein MKKQLSLFLLAFVLSVASVGAAHAADVALTSVGQSPDAVMARVVFRKLAVDVDYDALMKPEALAGQKVLVAVVGGSSKGLGAAGIDQDQEKARAIALIEAAKTKGIKVLVMHVGGEGRRGTLSDLFIEAVVPLADHLIVVEGADKDGLFTRLVEGKGIAVDTAATVRATDEPLKALLALWGVL from the coding sequence ATGAAGAAACAGCTCTCGCTATTCCTGCTCGCTTTCGTCCTTTCCGTCGCCTCCGTCGGCGCGGCCCACGCCGCCGACGTGGCCCTCACCTCCGTCGGTCAGAGTCCCGACGCCGTCATGGCCCGCGTCGTCTTCCGCAAGCTGGCCGTCGACGTCGATTACGACGCCCTCATGAAACCCGAGGCCCTGGCCGGACAGAAGGTCCTCGTCGCCGTCGTCGGAGGCAGCTCGAAGGGGCTCGGCGCGGCCGGAATCGACCAGGATCAGGAAAAGGCCCGGGCCATCGCCCTCATCGAGGCGGCGAAGACGAAGGGGATCAAGGTCCTCGTCATGCACGTCGGCGGCGAGGGGCGGAGGGGAACCCTGTCGGACCTCTTCATCGAGGCCGTCGTCCCCCTGGCCGATCACCTCATCGTCGTCGAGGGAGCCGACAAGGACGGCCTCTTCACGCGCCTCGTCGAGGGCAAGGGAATCGCCGTCGACACGGCGGCGACGGTCCGCGCCACCGACGAGCCCCTCAAGGCCCTTCTCGCCCTCTGGGGCGTCCTCTAG
- a CDS encoding TRAP transporter large permease subunit, with protein sequence MDWFWPEGFYTLVMIGGFAFGAFALKLPIAVAMGGAAVVGALVGGAGFPLRHLVEGTFGYLDTILIIATAMIFMKTVESIGLLESVAAWMIRRFRRAPALLSLGIMALIMVPGMITGSSTAAVLTTGALVAPVLIRLGVPAVKTAAAIAMGAIYGMIAPPINLPAMIIGGGIDMPYVGFGLPLLVCTVPLAVFTAFHLIYPDLRKKDEDPTLERELARMARTPLSLRLFAPIVVLTVLLGGERLFPAVWPPLGMPLDFLLASAVALFVGVKWNPLETVTAAINDALPVMGILMGVGMFIQIMTLIGVRGFVVVSALALPAWLLYVGIATSMPLFGAVSAFGSASVLGVPFLLALLGRNEIIVGSALSLIAGLGDLMPPTALAGIFAAQVVGEENYFRVLRYCVVPGLLTAAWGIAVILGAKTIAGILY encoded by the coding sequence ATGGACTGGTTCTGGCCCGAGGGGTTCTACACCCTCGTCATGATCGGGGGCTTCGCCTTCGGGGCCTTCGCCCTCAAGCTCCCCATCGCCGTCGCCATGGGAGGGGCCGCCGTCGTCGGGGCCCTCGTCGGAGGGGCCGGCTTTCCCCTGCGCCATCTCGTCGAGGGGACCTTCGGCTACCTCGACACGATCCTCATCATCGCCACGGCCATGATCTTCATGAAGACCGTCGAGAGCATCGGCCTTCTCGAGTCGGTGGCGGCCTGGATGATCCGCCGCTTCCGCCGGGCGCCGGCCCTCCTCTCCCTGGGCATCATGGCCCTCATCATGGTGCCCGGCATGATCACCGGCTCGTCGACGGCGGCGGTCCTCACGACGGGTGCCCTCGTCGCTCCCGTCCTGATCCGCCTCGGCGTTCCGGCCGTCAAGACGGCGGCGGCCATCGCCATGGGCGCCATCTACGGCATGATCGCCCCGCCCATCAACCTGCCGGCCATGATCATCGGCGGCGGCATCGACATGCCCTACGTCGGCTTCGGCCTTCCTCTCCTGGTCTGCACCGTTCCCCTGGCCGTCTTCACGGCCTTCCATCTCATCTATCCCGATCTGCGCAAAAAGGACGAAGATCCGACGCTGGAGCGGGAGCTGGCCCGGATGGCTCGCACCCCCCTGTCGCTGCGTCTTTTCGCTCCCATCGTCGTTCTCACCGTCCTTCTCGGCGGAGAGCGTCTCTTCCCCGCGGTCTGGCCTCCCCTGGGCATGCCCCTCGACTTCCTCCTCGCCTCGGCCGTGGCCCTCTTCGTCGGCGTCAAGTGGAACCCTCTCGAGACGGTCACGGCGGCCATCAACGACGCCCTACCCGTCATGGGCATCCTCATGGGCGTGGGGATGTTCATCCAGATCATGACCCTCATCGGCGTCCGGGGCTTCGTCGTCGTCTCGGCCCTGGCCCTGCCCGCCTGGCTTCTCTATGTGGGCATCGCCACCTCCATGCCCCTTTTCGGCGCCGTATCGGCCTTCGGCTCGGCGTCCGTTCTGGGCGTCCCCTTCCTGTTGGCCCTGCTGGGACGGAACGAGATCATCGTCGGATCGGCCCTGAGCCTCATCGCCGGCCTGGGCGATCTCATGCCGCCCACGGCCCTGGCGGGCATCTTCGCCGCCCAGGTCGTCGGCGAGGAGAACTACTTCAGGGTCCTTCGGTACTGCGTCGTCCCCGGCCTTCTGACGGCTGCCTGGGGCATCGCCGTCATTCTCGGCGCCAAGACGATCGCCGGCATTCTCTACTAG
- a CDS encoding succinylglutamate desuccinylase/aspartoacylase family protein, with protein MNFSLKGSKKTALFLLALALAVMGWTGHSFLAMHEADVVVPAPGFVEHRLSEWFDGIAGTPADTAVYIQDSGLPGGTVFVMGGTHPNEPAASMAAVLLLERAHVTAGRLIVVPFANMMAFNHNSPQEGHPQAFHFALPDGSRRVFRYGSRATNAIYQWPAPDIYIHEPSGQNLAGSESSNLNRAHPGLPDGNLTQRLAYALLEMIRKEKVDLAFDLHEASPEYPVVNAIVAHEKSMELAAMVTMELEAAGIPMRLEPSPTNLRGLTHREWGDNSDVMPILMETGNPSQGRLRGRTDEALVLTGEDKFYAKASELGRLFIPYERDQPIDLRVARHVTAIMSFVEMLGMVKPEAEIAVDGVPSYGEIVERGLGAFLAPLPRS; from the coding sequence GTGAATTTCAGCCTGAAAGGCAGCAAAAAGACGGCCCTCTTCCTCCTGGCCCTGGCCCTGGCCGTGATGGGCTGGACGGGACACTCCTTCCTCGCCATGCACGAGGCCGACGTCGTCGTCCCCGCTCCCGGCTTCGTCGAGCATCGCCTCTCGGAGTGGTTCGACGGCATCGCCGGCACCCCGGCCGACACGGCCGTCTACATCCAGGACAGCGGCCTTCCCGGGGGGACCGTCTTCGTCATGGGCGGCACCCACCCCAACGAGCCGGCAGCCTCCATGGCCGCCGTCCTGCTCCTCGAAAGGGCTCACGTCACGGCGGGACGCCTCATCGTCGTCCCCTTCGCCAACATGATGGCCTTCAACCACAATTCGCCCCAGGAGGGGCACCCTCAGGCCTTCCATTTCGCCCTTCCCGACGGATCGAGACGGGTCTTCCGCTACGGCTCCAGGGCGACGAACGCCATCTACCAGTGGCCCGCGCCCGACATCTACATTCACGAGCCTTCGGGACAGAATCTGGCCGGCAGCGAGAGCAGCAACCTCAACCGGGCCCATCCGGGGCTGCCCGACGGCAATCTCACCCAGCGCCTGGCTTACGCCCTGCTGGAGATGATCCGGAAGGAGAAGGTCGACTTGGCCTTCGACCTCCACGAGGCCTCGCCCGAGTACCCCGTCGTCAACGCCATCGTGGCCCACGAGAAAAGCATGGAGCTGGCCGCCATGGTGACGATGGAGCTCGAGGCGGCGGGGATTCCCATGCGCCTCGAGCCCTCGCCGACGAACCTCAGGGGGCTGACGCACCGCGAATGGGGCGACAACAGCGACGTCATGCCCATCCTGATGGAGACGGGCAATCCCAGCCAGGGCCGCCTCCGGGGCCGGACCGACGAGGCCCTCGTCCTCACCGGAGAGGACAAGTTCTACGCCAAGGCCTCCGAGCTGGGGCGGCTTTTCATCCCCTACGAGAGGGATCAGCCCATCGATCTGCGCGTGGCCCGTCATGTGACGGCCATCATGAGCTTCGTGGAAATGCTGGGGATGGTGAAGCCCGAGGCGGAGATCGCCGTCGACGGCGTTCCCTCCTACGGGGAGATCGTGGAACGGGGTCTGGGCGCCTTCCTGGCCCCGCTGCCCCGGAGCTAG
- the ggt gene encoding gamma-glutamyltransferase, which translates to MKKRVICLLAALCIVLTGAAWAVDFQDVTARHGMVSSAHELASRAGVEILQKGGNAIDAAVATMLALNVVEPNASGIGGGGFMVVRFAATGEVVFLDYRETAPASATKDLFASEQAKAEKWSVLGGRSVGVPGQVLGMFTALEKYGTLSFAQVAEPAIRLAEEGFEVHPMQTGIIADNFEKMAAYNDLDRSAFFEGGLPIEAGKTLRQPGLAKSFRLLAEQGPDAFYRGPLGEAVVASVNASGGAMTMKDLQGYAVKVGEPVQGSYRGYQIFSTPPASSGGTHIIQLLNIMETFPVSSWRHNQPQHLHTLAEAMKLVFADRGKYMADTAFVNVPLRGLTSKEYAAKLAGKIKSDAVMVDVEADYPWTYDNQKAMAYVGGTDDQHISTSHFSVVDAKGNIVASTNTVNYFFGSGVVVPEYGFVLNNQMDDFSSDPQSVNAPEPGKRPLSSMSPSVVLDPQGRPFMTIGAAGAWRIITAVSQIIMNVVDFGMTMDEAIEQPRIFTYASGGKRGPLRMEDAIDPDVAALLEWRGHNVEVQPRGGYYGTAQGILFVDGVMHGGADSRRLGVPVGY; encoded by the coding sequence ATGAAAAAGAGAGTTATCTGTCTCCTGGCGGCGCTCTGCATCGTCCTGACCGGTGCGGCCTGGGCCGTCGATTTCCAGGACGTGACGGCCCGTCACGGCATGGTCTCGTCGGCCCACGAGCTGGCCTCCAGGGCCGGAGTGGAGATCCTCCAGAAGGGCGGCAACGCTATCGACGCCGCCGTGGCCACCATGCTGGCCCTCAACGTCGTCGAGCCCAACGCCTCGGGCATCGGCGGCGGCGGCTTCATGGTCGTCCGCTTCGCCGCCACGGGGGAAGTGGTCTTCCTCGATTACCGCGAGACGGCCCCCGCCTCGGCGACGAAGGATCTCTTCGCCTCCGAACAGGCCAAGGCCGAGAAGTGGTCCGTCCTGGGCGGCAGGTCCGTCGGCGTCCCGGGACAGGTCCTGGGCATGTTCACGGCCCTCGAGAAGTACGGCACCCTCTCCTTCGCCCAGGTGGCCGAGCCGGCCATCCGCCTCGCCGAGGAGGGCTTCGAGGTCCATCCCATGCAGACGGGCATCATCGCCGACAACTTCGAGAAGATGGCCGCCTACAACGACCTCGATCGGTCGGCCTTCTTCGAGGGAGGCCTTCCCATCGAGGCCGGCAAAACCCTCCGTCAGCCCGGACTGGCCAAATCCTTCCGCCTCCTGGCCGAGCAGGGGCCCGACGCCTTCTATCGGGGCCCCCTCGGCGAGGCCGTCGTCGCCTCCGTCAACGCCTCGGGCGGCGCCATGACGATGAAAGATCTCCAGGGCTACGCCGTCAAGGTGGGCGAACCCGTCCAGGGCAGCTACAGGGGCTACCAGATCTTCTCGACGCCTCCCGCCTCCAGCGGCGGCACCCACATCATCCAGCTTCTCAACATCATGGAGACCTTCCCCGTCTCGAGCTGGAGGCACAACCAGCCCCAGCATCTCCACACCCTGGCCGAGGCGATGAAACTCGTCTTCGCCGATCGGGGCAAGTACATGGCCGACACGGCCTTCGTCAACGTCCCCCTCAGGGGCCTGACCAGCAAGGAGTACGCCGCCAAGCTGGCCGGCAAGATCAAAAGCGATGCCGTCATGGTCGACGTCGAGGCCGATTATCCCTGGACCTACGACAACCAGAAGGCCATGGCCTATGTGGGCGGCACCGATGACCAGCACATTTCGACGAGCCACTTCTCCGTCGTCGACGCCAAGGGCAACATCGTCGCCTCGACGAACACCGTCAACTATTTCTTCGGCTCCGGCGTCGTCGTCCCCGAGTACGGCTTCGTTCTCAACAACCAGATGGACGACTTCTCCTCCGACCCCCAGAGCGTCAATGCCCCCGAGCCGGGCAAACGTCCCCTTTCGTCCATGTCGCCTTCCGTCGTCCTCGATCCCCAGGGCCGTCCCTTCATGACCATCGGCGCCGCCGGGGCCTGGAGGATCATCACCGCCGTGAGCCAGATCATCATGAACGTCGTCGATTTCGGCATGACCATGGATGAGGCCATCGAGCAGCCCCGGATCTTCACCTACGCCTCGGGCGGCAAGCGCGGTCCTCTGCGCATGGAGGACGCCATCGATCCCGATGTGGCGGCCCTTCTCGAGTGGCGCGGCCACAACGTCGAAGTCCAGCCCCGCGGCGGCTATTACGGAACAGCTCAGGGCATCCTCTTCGTCGACGGCGTCATGCACGGCGGGGCCGACAGCCGCCGTCTCGGCGTTCCCGTAGGCTACTAG
- a CDS encoding gamma-polyglutamic acid synthetase, giving the protein MPTEISPEGTRTLLRSQGGHIEELRWWLRQLPPTEAVVVENSAVSPDLQILASRWLRPRLLIVTNVRADHEEVWGPGREGARRALLAGISPSVPVLLGEEASGDAPLRSALEARASSVHTLPPGEGGYEAGNRRLALAALAFFGLDPSGVDFDSHLADDRGRFRLVRVGSGLLACAFAANEPESTEFLWRRTGWSAEETTLLYNHRRDRPGRLRAFRPWIASRAWRERLLCGDHPWRFHGMAWTPLSSFEELKDLAASRRRLFGCGNASGLPLEALDACEEVPLR; this is encoded by the coding sequence GTGCCCACGGAGATCTCCCCCGAGGGGACGCGCACCCTCCTCCGCTCCCAGGGCGGCCACATCGAGGAGCTCCGCTGGTGGCTCCGCCAGCTGCCGCCGACGGAGGCCGTCGTCGTCGAAAACAGCGCCGTATCGCCCGACCTGCAGATCCTGGCCTCGCGCTGGCTCCGGCCCCGCCTTCTGATCGTCACCAATGTCCGGGCCGATCACGAGGAGGTCTGGGGGCCCGGCAGAGAGGGAGCCCGCCGTGCCCTCCTGGCGGGCATCTCCCCCTCCGTTCCCGTCCTTCTCGGCGAGGAGGCTTCCGGTGACGCGCCCCTCCGTTCCGCCCTCGAGGCCCGTGCCTCTTCCGTCCACACCCTTCCGCCGGGCGAAGGGGGCTACGAGGCGGGCAACCGTCGCCTGGCCCTGGCGGCCCTGGCCTTTTTCGGCCTCGACCCCTCCGGCGTCGATTTCGACTCCCATCTCGCCGACGATCGGGGCCGCTTCCGCCTCGTCCGGGTCGGATCGGGCCTGCTCGCCTGTGCCTTTGCGGCCAACGAGCCGGAGAGCACCGAATTCCTCTGGCGCCGGACGGGGTGGTCGGCCGAGGAGACGACCCTTCTTTACAACCATCGCCGGGACAGGCCGGGCCGCCTTCGGGCCTTCCGCCCCTGGATCGCCTCCAGGGCCTGGAGAGAGCGCCTCCTCTGCGGCGACCACCCCTGGCGATTCCACGGCATGGCCTGGACGCCCCTATCCTCCTTCGAGGAACTGAAGGACCTCGCCGCGTCGCGAAGGCGCCTTTTCGGCTGCGGCAACGCCTCCGGTCTGCCTCTGGAGGCCCTCGACGCCTGCGAGGAGGTCCCCCTGCGATGA
- a CDS encoding poly-gamma-glutamate biosynthesis protein PgsC/CapC has protein sequence MTSSLLVALSVALGMAFYGRTGLSGGGILSPGLLALQGASSRPLIATVAAALLLLPLIEGAVRLLGLYGRQRLAFALLAALALRGFLPFLLPPGSGVPVWVGWVVPGLVAADMERQGIVPTVAALILLTASTLLLGGLLP, from the coding sequence ATGACGTCCTCTCTTCTCGTCGCCCTTTCCGTCGCCCTCGGCATGGCCTTCTACGGCAGGACGGGCCTTTCCGGAGGGGGCATCCTCTCTCCGGGGCTGTTGGCCCTCCAGGGCGCTTCCTCCCGTCCTCTGATCGCCACAGTGGCCGCCGCCCTTCTCCTTCTGCCCCTCATCGAGGGGGCCGTCCGCCTTCTGGGGCTCTACGGACGGCAGCGCCTGGCCTTCGCCCTCCTGGCCGCCCTTGCCCTGCGAGGGTTTCTCCCCTTCCTCCTGCCTCCGGGAAGCGGCGTTCCGGTCTGGGTGGGATGGGTCGTCCCCGGTCTCGTCGCCGCCGATATGGAACGCCAGGGCATCGTTCCCACCGTGGCCGCCCTGATCCTTCTCACGGCCTCGACCCTTCTGCTGGGAGGCCTCCTGCCGTGA